Proteins co-encoded in one Podarcis muralis chromosome 12, rPodMur119.hap1.1, whole genome shotgun sequence genomic window:
- the LOC114607574 gene encoding centrin-2-like, with product MAYRSKWSQRKKKGPKLELSPAQKQQMRDAFDLLDSDGTGTIDVKDLKVSIRALGFEPTREEIKRIVGEVDKEGSGKIGFDAFYSVMTKKMSETDPKEEILKSFKLFEDPERGKIAFKDLKRVASEIGEKLTDEELQEMITEADLNGDGEVSEQEFLMIMRKHGY from the coding sequence ATGGCTTATAGGAGCAAGTGGtcccagaggaagaagaaaggccCGAAGCTTGAGCTCAGCCCCGCTCAAAAGCAGCAGATGCGCGATGCCTTCGACCTGCTGGATTCCGACGGCACCGGGACCATCGACGTGAAAGACCTGAAGGTGTCCATTCGGGCCCTGGGCTTTGAACCCACCAGAGAAGAGATCAAGAGGATCGTGGGAGAAGTGGATAAAGAAGGCTCGGGGAAGATCGGCTTCGACGCTTTTTACTCCGTGATGACCAAGAAGATGTCCGAAACGGATCCCAAAGAGGAGATCCTGAAATCCTTCAAGCTGTTCGAGGACCCGGAAAGGGGCAAGATCGCCTTTAAAGACCTCAAGCGCGTCGCCTCCGAGATTGGAGAGAAGCTGACGGACGAGGAACTGCAGGAAATGATCACCGAAGCGGACCTGAATGGAGACGGGGAAGTGAGCGAGCAGGAGTTTCTGATGATCATGAGGAAACACGGCTACTAG